A window of Corallococcus macrosporus DSM 14697 contains these coding sequences:
- a CDS encoding dipeptidase, which produces MGDVKEFHQRWCIADGHADSLMWNRDLCERSEEGHVDFPRLREAGVKLQCFTIVTRGFPFIGGFPVFAAWRGWPREARASEWTRALWQIEQLASFCERSGDTARITTTGSLLEDNLAQGRLSAVLGVEGGHAIEGQVERLTELHRRGVRFMGLTHLSNNDLGGSSFPMMGNKGLTPLGRDVMEEMARLGLSVDVAHASESTLKDLFSHPSVRFFCSHTGVRAAGGGWRNLSDESLRFIADRGGVVGIIFAPVYLGGDTVDDVVRHIEHAVDVMGEGGVGLGSDYDGMVPLPRGMRDVTGLPLLTEALLRRHPPSWVERVMGGNFRRFFQETLGG; this is translated from the coding sequence ATGGGTGACGTGAAAGAGTTCCACCAGCGGTGGTGCATCGCGGACGGCCATGCGGATTCCCTCATGTGGAACCGCGACCTGTGTGAGCGCTCGGAAGAGGGCCACGTGGACTTCCCCCGGCTGCGGGAGGCGGGGGTGAAGCTGCAGTGCTTCACCATCGTCACCCGGGGCTTCCCCTTCATCGGAGGCTTCCCGGTGTTCGCCGCGTGGCGCGGGTGGCCCCGCGAGGCCCGCGCCAGCGAGTGGACCCGGGCGCTCTGGCAGATTGAGCAGCTGGCGTCGTTCTGCGAACGCTCCGGTGACACGGCGCGCATCACCACCACCGGAAGCCTGCTGGAGGACAACCTCGCCCAGGGGCGGCTGTCCGCGGTGCTGGGCGTGGAGGGGGGCCACGCCATCGAAGGCCAGGTGGAGCGCCTGACGGAGCTTCACCGGCGCGGGGTGCGCTTCATGGGGCTCACCCATCTGTCCAACAACGACCTGGGCGGCTCCTCCTTCCCGATGATGGGCAACAAAGGCCTGACGCCGCTGGGCAGGGACGTCATGGAGGAGATGGCCCGGCTGGGGTTGAGCGTGGACGTGGCGCACGCCTCGGAGTCCACGCTCAAGGACCTCTTCAGCCACCCGTCGGTGCGGTTCTTCTGCTCGCACACGGGGGTTCGCGCGGCGGGGGGCGGCTGGCGCAACCTGTCGGATGAATCCCTGCGCTTCATCGCCGACCGGGGCGGGGTGGTGGGCATCATCTTCGCCCCTGTCTACCTGGGCGGCGACACCGTGGATGACGTGGTCCGGCACATCGAGCACGCCGTGGACGTCATGGGAGAGGGCGGCGTGGGGCTGGGGTCGGACTACGACGGCATGGTTCCGTTGCCGCGTGGCATGCGGGACGTCACCGGGCTGCCACTGCTCACCGAGGCGCTGTTGCGCCGCCATCCACCGTCCTGGGTGGAACGCGTCATGGGCGGAAACTTCCGCCGTTTCTTCCAGGAGACACTGGGTGGTTGA
- a CDS encoding ARPP-2 domain-containing protein, protein MTDARLIQRLEPAGLRLAPSQVWGGIRLVPVLRDEVRGDLRMHVRTYDDAAAVVSVKGGLKEPGLKYVAYVPHALVMTWGNRQADAVYGTQLHAVDGKRLKAGPHSIRLLHRMVHREDRRQLRMLPLHLAMEGFLALQFGGPEIAWAEYSREGLSRGLDPRFETSIPGWASPMLDGALRTFEIHPRQVGLLLFNADVLLSAFVVAHPDDYRALHRTLVEDFYGELLLQYGFLGDAPELGVTLDAARVSSLDDLRDEVSRMRQEWADFHGFMAGSLFGANVASTRVYKAGGFLLQRFHTSLDPAEENHLGEAIVGTDGTLEYLKTYRLSAAQTRRAYLLSRLAESGWHLEETAERLRTTVSDLVLRLRNAGFGYLLKDAVLQAAQRQHRR, encoded by the coding sequence ATGACGGACGCACGGCTCATCCAGCGGTTGGAGCCAGCGGGGCTGCGGCTCGCGCCCTCGCAGGTCTGGGGTGGCATCCGGCTGGTGCCCGTCCTTCGGGACGAAGTGCGGGGCGACCTTCGCATGCACGTGCGGACCTACGACGACGCGGCCGCGGTGGTCTCGGTGAAGGGCGGGCTGAAGGAGCCCGGCCTCAAGTACGTCGCCTATGTCCCTCACGCGCTGGTCATGACGTGGGGCAACCGCCAGGCGGACGCCGTCTATGGGACGCAGTTGCACGCCGTGGACGGGAAGCGCCTCAAGGCCGGCCCTCACTCCATCCGGCTGCTGCATCGGATGGTGCACCGGGAGGACCGGCGCCAGCTCCGGATGCTCCCGTTGCACCTGGCCATGGAGGGCTTCCTGGCCTTGCAGTTCGGCGGGCCGGAGATTGCCTGGGCGGAGTATTCGCGCGAAGGCCTCTCGCGGGGCCTGGACCCACGCTTCGAGACCTCAATCCCTGGGTGGGCCTCGCCGATGCTGGACGGCGCGCTGCGCACCTTCGAAATCCATCCGCGGCAGGTGGGCCTGCTGCTGTTCAACGCGGATGTTTTGCTGTCGGCCTTCGTCGTCGCTCACCCGGACGACTACCGCGCGCTGCACCGGACGCTGGTGGAGGACTTCTACGGCGAGCTGCTGCTCCAGTACGGCTTCCTGGGCGACGCGCCCGAGCTGGGTGTCACCCTGGACGCGGCGCGCGTGTCCAGCCTGGACGACCTGCGCGACGAGGTGAGCCGCATGCGCCAGGAGTGGGCCGACTTCCACGGCTTCATGGCCGGGAGCCTCTTCGGCGCGAACGTGGCCTCCACCCGCGTCTACAAGGCAGGTGGTTTCCTGCTCCAGCGCTTCCACACGTCGCTAGACCCGGCGGAGGAGAACCACCTTGGCGAGGCCATCGTCGGCACGGATGGCACCCTGGAGTACCTCAAGACGTATCGCCTGTCGGCGGCGCAGACGCGCCGGGCCTATCTCCTGTCACGGCTCGCCGAGAGCGGCTGGCACCTGGAGGAGACCGCGGAGCGCCTGCGTACCACGGTCAGCGACCTGGTCCTCCGGCTGCGAAACGCCGGGTTCGGCTACCTCCTCAAGGACGCCGTCCTCCAAGCCGCCCAGCGGCAGCACCGGCGCTGA
- a CDS encoding carboxymuconolactone decarboxylase family protein: MVKAVLEDVATAPVSEAEKALFAFVDTLNHRAAQVGKEDITRLKDAGWTDEAVFDTVTVCALFNFYNRWIDGTGVQDMPAELYQRSGKRMAATGYAPPPPPKKPEE; encoded by the coding sequence ATGGTGAAGGCGGTCCTGGAGGACGTGGCGACAGCGCCCGTCTCCGAGGCCGAGAAGGCCCTCTTCGCCTTCGTGGACACCCTCAACCACCGCGCGGCGCAGGTGGGCAAGGAGGACATCACCCGCCTGAAGGACGCGGGCTGGACGGACGAGGCCGTCTTCGACACCGTGACGGTGTGCGCCCTGTTCAACTTCTACAACCGCTGGATTGACGGCACCGGCGTCCAGGACATGCCCGCGGAGCTGTATCAGCGCAGCGGGAAGCGGATGGCGGCCACGGGTTATGCGCCGCCGCCGCCGCCTAAGAAGCCGGAGGAGTAG
- a CDS encoding peroxidase — MHLKDVEDRDSDGHYGRLIRMAREVGSPVPQIWHLFAYKPRLGEALSRFTHEVMRGPSPLSPGLRELIAAYTSRGNQCLF; from the coding sequence ATGCACCTGAAGGACGTCGAGGACCGCGACTCCGACGGCCACTACGGCCGGTTGATTCGCATGGCCCGCGAGGTGGGCTCGCCCGTCCCGCAAATCTGGCACCTGTTCGCGTACAAGCCACGGCTGGGCGAGGCCCTGTCCCGCTTCACCCACGAAGTCATGCGCGGCCCTTCCCCGCTGTCGCCCGGCCTGAGAGAGCTGATCGCCGCGTACACCTCGCGCGGCAATCAATGCTTGTTTTGA
- a CDS encoding alpha/beta fold hydrolase, protein MLTVTVDGVPLHYRDEGKGPPVLLLHAFALNGRAFDPQVKALSGRYRFIIPDLRGFGESALGDGPTEMSRIARDALALLDALNLDTAVVGGVSMGGYAAMALLREDAGRVSGLVLMDTQATADNAEGKAQRETNAKLALEAGVEPIIQAMLPKLLAGRPDSPVAQEVAALMRQASPAGVAAALRGMALRPDSKDILARYAGPALVVVGEHDALTPVAKAKEMAGLISGARLEVIPGAGHLANQELPERFNAVLDSFLTSLHGPSA, encoded by the coding sequence ATGCTGACCGTCACCGTGGATGGCGTCCCCCTGCACTACCGGGACGAGGGCAAGGGCCCGCCCGTGCTGCTGCTGCATGCCTTCGCGCTGAACGGCCGCGCGTTCGACCCGCAGGTGAAGGCCCTGTCGGGGCGCTATCGCTTCATCATCCCGGACCTCCGGGGCTTTGGTGAGAGCGCGCTGGGGGACGGCCCCACGGAGATGTCCCGCATCGCCCGGGACGCCCTGGCGCTGCTGGACGCGCTGAACCTGGACACGGCGGTGGTGGGCGGCGTGTCCATGGGCGGCTACGCGGCCATGGCACTGCTGCGCGAGGACGCGGGCCGCGTCAGCGGGCTGGTGCTGATGGACACGCAGGCCACCGCGGACAACGCGGAGGGCAAGGCGCAGCGGGAGACCAACGCGAAGCTGGCCCTGGAGGCCGGCGTGGAGCCCATCATCCAGGCCATGCTTCCCAAGCTGTTGGCCGGTCGACCGGACTCCCCCGTGGCCCAGGAGGTGGCCGCGTTGATGCGGCAGGCCTCCCCCGCCGGCGTCGCGGCCGCGCTGCGCGGGATGGCCCTGCGCCCGGACAGCAAGGACATCCTGGCGCGCTACGCGGGGCCGGCGCTGGTCGTGGTGGGCGAACACGACGCCCTCACCCCCGTGGCCAAGGCGAAGGAGATGGCCGGGCTCATCTCCGGCGCGCGGCTGGAGGTCATCCCGGGCGCGGGGCACCTCGCCAACCAGGAGCTCCCCGAGCGGTTCAACGCCGTGCTGGACTCCTTCCTGACGTCACTGCACGGCCCCAGCGCCTGA
- a CDS encoding magnesium transporter CorA family protein: MPLAWERYGMIQVCLVKDGQLLTGGEELLGEEGRKWIDVLHPTEEVLARLAERFGLHKLAVEDCLHLDQRPKLEEYPNHQFVVLQGFTVTGKDICELTLHEHHFFLAKEWLISVHEFPFAGHDTVLRRVKADPQATLVRGTDFVLYMLADALVDAQFPILDAFSDELEDLEVAIFEKPEKSHLQRIFAMKRMLVTLRRVLSPQRDVVGLLSRRGIPHIHDKTTLYFRDVYDHLVRLYEQIDAGRDIIGNVIDGYLSMVANKTNDISKQLTIFATIFLPLSCIVGFFGQNFDRLYTNGAWYVMWASILALPVGMVFWFKHKEWL, encoded by the coding sequence ATGCCGCTGGCTTGGGAGCGCTACGGGATGATTCAGGTCTGTCTTGTGAAAGACGGTCAACTTCTCACCGGTGGTGAAGAGCTGCTGGGCGAGGAAGGCCGGAAGTGGATTGACGTGCTCCATCCGACCGAGGAGGTGTTGGCCCGGCTGGCTGAGCGGTTCGGACTGCACAAGCTGGCCGTGGAGGACTGCCTCCACCTGGACCAGCGGCCCAAGCTGGAGGAGTACCCCAACCACCAGTTCGTCGTCCTCCAGGGATTCACCGTCACGGGCAAGGACATCTGCGAGCTGACGCTGCACGAGCACCACTTCTTCCTGGCGAAGGAGTGGCTCATCAGCGTCCACGAGTTCCCCTTCGCCGGCCACGACACCGTGCTGCGCCGCGTGAAGGCCGACCCGCAGGCGACGCTCGTCCGCGGGACGGACTTCGTCCTGTACATGCTGGCGGACGCGCTGGTGGACGCGCAGTTCCCCATCCTCGACGCGTTCAGCGACGAGCTGGAGGACCTGGAGGTCGCCATCTTCGAGAAGCCGGAGAAGTCCCACCTGCAACGCATCTTCGCCATGAAGCGGATGCTCGTGACGCTCCGGCGGGTGCTGTCGCCCCAACGCGACGTGGTGGGCCTGCTGTCGCGCCGAGGCATCCCCCACATCCACGACAAGACGACGCTCTACTTCCGTGACGTGTACGACCACCTGGTGCGACTGTACGAGCAGATTGACGCCGGGCGCGACATCATCGGCAACGTGATTGACGGCTACCTGTCCATGGTGGCGAACAAGACGAACGACATCTCCAAGCAGCTCACCATCTTCGCCACCATCTTCCTGCCGCTGTCCTGCATCGTCGGCTTCTTCGGGCAGAACTTCGACCGGCTCTACACGAACGGCGCCTGGTACGTGATGTGGGCGTCAATTCTCGCGCTGCCGGTGGGCATGGTCTTCTGGTTCAAGCACAAAGAGTGGCTCTGA
- a CDS encoding HAD-IIB family hydrolase — protein MKALLKARLPRPLREADLSRVEGVFTDVDGTLTTDHTLRSETVRALERLSSEGLRVVLVSGRPAGWGEAWARQLPVDGVIVENGGLFFLKGAKGHLRKVYAEAPAARAANRRRLQSEVARVLKQVPGARLSMDSAYTEVDLAVDYNEEARLGPAGADRIESLLVARGVTAVRSSIHINCWLGRFDKLSATRRFAKAAWGERLDPRDGRYVYAGDSFNDAPMFGAFGLGVGVANVRAVLDRIEAPPAFITRAPEGRGFEELARAILARRGRGAAREE, from the coding sequence ATGAAGGCGCTCCTGAAGGCGCGTCTCCCGCGCCCGCTGCGCGAGGCCGACCTGTCCCGCGTGGAGGGGGTCTTCACCGACGTGGATGGCACGCTGACCACGGACCACACGCTGCGCTCGGAGACGGTGCGGGCGCTGGAGCGCCTGTCGTCCGAGGGCCTGCGCGTGGTGCTGGTGAGCGGCCGTCCGGCGGGCTGGGGGGAGGCCTGGGCGCGGCAGCTCCCCGTGGACGGCGTCATCGTGGAGAACGGTGGCCTGTTCTTCCTGAAGGGCGCGAAGGGGCATCTGCGGAAGGTGTACGCGGAGGCGCCGGCCGCGCGGGCGGCGAACCGGCGGCGGCTCCAGTCCGAGGTGGCGCGGGTGCTGAAGCAGGTGCCCGGCGCGCGGCTGTCCATGGACAGCGCGTACACGGAAGTGGACCTGGCGGTGGACTACAACGAGGAGGCCCGGCTGGGCCCGGCGGGCGCGGACCGCATCGAGTCCCTGCTGGTGGCGCGGGGCGTGACGGCCGTGCGCTCGTCCATCCACATCAACTGCTGGCTGGGCCGCTTCGACAAGCTGAGCGCCACCCGGCGCTTCGCGAAGGCGGCGTGGGGCGAGCGGCTGGACCCGCGTGACGGCCGTTATGTATACGCGGGGGATTCTTTCAACGACGCCCCGATGTTCGGCGCCTTTGGACTGGGCGTGGGCGTGGCAAACGTGCGGGCCGTGCTGGACCGCATCGAGGCGCCACCTGCTTTCATCACCCGGGCGCCCGAGGGGCGGGGCTTCGAGGAACTGGCTCGCGCCATCCTGGCCCGGAGGGGCCGCGGCGCGGCCCGTGAGGAGTGA
- a CDS encoding class I SAM-dependent rRNA methyltransferase, producing MNVVKLELARGLGRHLRAGHPWVFRKALEFVPKIPAGSVVDLTENGKFVARGYYDPHSAIAVRVLTRDSRDTVDAAFITRRVRQALTERTALIDLTDTDSYRLIHGEGDGLPGVVVDLYAGWAVMKLYSAGLTPYRPLLIEALKAGVPGLKGIIGRDEVGRDDADDDEVRGSGKMLYGHEAPELIPIRERGATFLVDAWKGQKTGFFLDQRENRYLIRRLAKGRDVLNCFSFSGGFSVNAALGGANSVFSVDQDPDAIALARENFTRNGIPAEKHDFLAADVFKIIQSFKDEGRTFDLIILDPPAFAKSQRAVQAAIDGYASLNRQALAILRPGGLLATASCSARVSPDDFMGAVREAGFKAGVDLALVEERYQPPDHPVRLQFPEGKYLKFYVLQSV from the coding sequence GTGAATGTCGTGAAGCTGGAGCTGGCGCGTGGGCTGGGGCGCCACCTGCGCGCGGGGCACCCGTGGGTGTTCCGCAAGGCGCTGGAGTTCGTGCCGAAGATTCCGGCCGGCAGCGTGGTGGACCTGACGGAGAACGGGAAGTTCGTGGCGCGCGGGTACTACGACCCACACTCCGCCATCGCGGTGCGCGTGCTGACACGCGACTCGCGCGACACGGTGGACGCGGCCTTCATCACCCGGCGGGTGCGGCAGGCCCTGACCGAGCGCACGGCCCTCATCGACCTCACCGACACGGACAGCTACCGCCTGATTCATGGCGAGGGCGACGGCCTGCCGGGCGTGGTGGTGGACCTGTACGCGGGCTGGGCGGTGATGAAGCTGTACTCCGCGGGCCTCACGCCTTACCGGCCGCTCCTCATCGAGGCGCTGAAGGCCGGCGTCCCCGGGCTCAAGGGCATCATCGGCCGCGACGAGGTGGGCCGGGACGACGCGGACGACGACGAGGTCCGCGGCTCCGGGAAGATGCTCTACGGCCACGAGGCCCCGGAGTTGATTCCCATCCGCGAGCGCGGCGCCACCTTCCTGGTGGACGCCTGGAAGGGTCAGAAGACGGGCTTCTTCCTGGATCAGCGGGAGAACCGCTACCTCATCCGGCGGCTGGCCAAGGGCCGGGACGTGCTCAACTGCTTCAGCTTCAGCGGCGGCTTCTCCGTCAACGCGGCGCTGGGCGGCGCCAACAGCGTCTTCTCCGTGGATCAGGACCCGGACGCCATCGCCCTGGCGCGGGAGAACTTCACGCGCAACGGCATCCCCGCGGAGAAGCACGACTTCCTGGCGGCGGACGTCTTCAAGATCATCCAGTCCTTCAAGGACGAGGGCCGCACCTTCGACCTCATCATCCTGGACCCGCCGGCCTTCGCGAAGAGCCAGCGCGCGGTGCAGGCGGCCATTGACGGCTACGCGTCCCTCAACCGGCAGGCGCTGGCCATCCTCCGGCCGGGCGGGCTGCTGGCCACGGCGTCGTGCTCGGCGCGCGTGAGCCCGGATGACTTCATGGGCGCGGTGCGCGAGGCGGGCTTCAAGGCCGGCGTGGACCTGGCGCTCGTGGAGGAGCGCTACCAGCCGCCGGACCACCCGGTGCGCCTCCAGTTCCCGGAGGGCAAGTACCTCAAGTTCTACGTGCTGCAGTCCGTGTAG